From Hippocampus zosterae strain Florida unplaced genomic scaffold, ASM2543408v3 HiC_scaffold_213, whole genome shotgun sequence, one genomic window encodes:
- the LOC127594559 gene encoding 60S ribosomal protein L37a-like: MTKRTKKVGITGKFGTRYGSSLRKIIKKFEHKQRAKYCCPRCGKTAIKRTAVGIWRCKSCMTTFAGGAWELSTTLAVTAKTTMNRLRRLREEAAEAQNKEVQPKEAKRAKKEKK; the protein is encoded by the coding sequence ATGACCAAGCGGACCAAGAAAGTGGGGATCACAGGCAAGTTCGGAACCAGGTACGGCTCGTCCCTGCGGAAGATCATCAAGAAGTTCGAGCACAAGCAGCGGGCCAAGTACTGCTGCCCCCGCTGCGGGAAGACTGCCATCAAGAGGACCGCGGTGGGGATCTGGCGGTGCAAGAGCTGCATGACCACGTTCGCAGGCGGGGCCTGGGAACTGTCGACGACGCTGGCGGTGACGGCCAAGACCACGATGAACCGACTGCGCAGGCTTCGGGAGGAGGCGGCCGAGGCGCAGAACAAGGAGGTGCAGCCGAAGGAGGCCAAGAGGgccaagaaggagaagaaatga
- the LOC127594560 gene encoding LOW QUALITY PROTEIN: cytochrome b5 domain-containing protein 1-like (The sequence of the model RefSeq protein was modified relative to this genomic sequence to represent the inferred CDS: substituted 1 base at 1 genomic stop codon), translating into MAELHKYLPAPSPRRRYYNRSEVQLHNTANDLWVSFFGRVYDLTELVQQHIHEAEVVPLIEAAGTDISGWFDSKTKQPRTCVSPASGALAYYTPQGRFLHLQRTPAEQDPLFTPWWLKHELSVGLLTXKSRWVRIVNVLTEQEACLEVPEEERIDEILTRYEAINSHAKSYTWKRHGRELDMGKTLTENGIKDEEREYEELGVPEGEQYIPAIYLYFNDDLTTA; encoded by the coding sequence ATGGCTGAGCTGCACAAATACCTGCCTGCTCCCTCGCCTCGCCGCCGCTACTACAACCGCAGCGAGGTGCAGCTCCACAACACTGCCAACGACCTGTGGGTCTCCTTCTTCGGGCGGGTCTACGACCTGACCGAGCTGGTCCAGCAGCACATCCATGAGGCCGAGGTCGTGCCCCTCATCGAGGCCGCCGGCACTGACATTTCGGGCTGGTTCGACTCCAAGACCAAGCAGCCCCGTACCTGCGTCAGCCCTGCTTCGGGGGCCTTGGCCTACTACACTCCGCAAGGCCGTTTCCTCCATCTGCAGCGAACCCCTGCTGAGCAAGATCCACTGTTCACACCATGGTGGCTGAAGCACGAGCTGTCAGTGGGACTGCTGACCTAGAAGTCGCGGTGGGTGCGGATCGTGAACGTGCTAACGGAGCAGGAGGCGTGCCTGGAGGTGCCAGAGGAGGAGCGGATCGACGAGATCCTGACGCGGTACGAGGCGATAAACTCGCACGCGAAGAGCTACACATGGAAGCGGCACGGACGGGAGCTGGACATGGGGAAGACGCTGACGGAGAACGGGATAAAGGACGAAGAGCGGGAGTACGAGGAGCTGGGGGTGCCGGAGGGCGAGCAGTACATCCCGGCGATCTACCTGTACTTCAACGACGACCTGACCACCGCCTGA